Proteins from a single region of Engystomops pustulosus chromosome 5, aEngPut4.maternal, whole genome shotgun sequence:
- the IRX2 gene encoding iroquois-class homeodomain protein IRX-2 isoform X2, whose translation MSYPQGYLYQPPGSLALYSCPAYGASALAAPRSDELARSSSGSAFSPYPGSAAFSAQAATGFSSPLQYSSDPAGFPSYMGSPYDAHTTGMTGAISYHPYGSPAYPYQLNDPAYRKNATRDATATLKAWLQEHRKNPYPTKGEKIMLAIITKMTLTQVSTWFANARRRLKKENKMTWAPRNKSEDEDEEEGDGERGKEDHEDKIQDSIDTSAEDEESDGDKLQCRPGDHLSESGTESKDKYEDEDDDEDIDEENRDLPVKPMTSSPLTGIEAPVLNHQHEGSPRNSNKTTLDNRISPSSQTQASKPKLWSLAEIATSDVKHQNLGQICQPSAVSSGTSSAATHNSAYPSSSILGRHIYYTSPFYSNYTNYGNFNALQSQGILRYNSTTLTSNERLSQTLLNSNSLHKHTSDSIKTSSSQIDQHYRSTSYESKKDPTEVCTVGVQPYI comes from the exons atgtcctatccTCAGGGTTACCTTTACCAGCCCCCTGGCTCCCTGGCTCTCTACTCCTGCCCAGCTTATGGGGCCTCCGCTTTGGCTGCCCCTAGGAGTGATGAGCTGGCCAGATCCTCATCGGGCTCTGCCTTCAGCCCGTATCCTGGTTCTGCTGCCTTCAGTGCCCAAGCAGCTACAGGCTTCAGCAGTCCCCTGCAGTATTCTAGTGACCCAGCTGGATTTCCATCCTATATG GGTTCCCCTTATGATGCACACACAACTGGCATGACGGGAGCCATCAGCTACCATCCATATGGTAGCCCGGCTTATCCTTACCAGTTAAATGACCCAGCTTACAGGAAAAATGCTACTAGGGATGCTACAGCCACCTTGAAGGCCTGGTTACAAGAGCACAGGAAGAACCCTTATCCCACTAAGGGTGAGAAGATCATGCTGGCCATCATCACCAAGATGACCCTAACCCAGGTCTCAACGTGGTTTGCGAACGCTAGGAGGAGGCTCAAGAAAGAGAACAAGATGACCTGGGCCCCAAGGAATAAAAGCGAGGATGAGGACGAAGAAGAGGGTGATGGAGAAAGGGGCAAGGAGGACCATGAAGATAAAATCCAGGACAGCATTGACACCTCTGCAGAGGATGAAG AATCCGATGGGGATAAATTGCAGTGCAGACCTGGGGATCACCTTTCTGAATCAGGCACTGAATCCAAGGACAAATATGAGGATGAAGACGATGATGAAGATATTGATGAGGAAAACAGAGATCTCCCTGTAAAGCCTATGACCTCTTCACCCCTGACTGGCATAGAAGCCCCTGTACTGAATCATCAGCATGAAGGGAGCCCCAGAAATTCCAACAAAACTACCCTGGACAATAGGATATCCCCAAGTTCACAGACACAGGCTAGTAAACCCAAGCTTTGGTCCCTAGCAGAGATAGCCACCTCAGATGTTAAACACCAAAACTTGGGCCAGATCTGCCAGCCTTCTGCCGTGTCCTCTGGCACCTCCTCAGCTGCAACTCACAATTCTGCCTACCCTTCCTCTTCTATTCTGGGAAGACATATTTACTACACATCACCTTTTTATAGCAATTACACAAACTATGGGAATTTCAATGCTCTTCAGTCCCAAGGAATCTTGAGATATAACTCTACGACGTTGACTTCTAATGAGAGACTAAGTCAAACACTATTAAACAGTAACTCTCTGCACAAACATACCAGTGACTCTATAAAAACATCCAGCAGTCAGATAGATCAACATTACAGGTCAACCAGCTATGAATCCAAAAAAG atcccACAGAAGTGTGCACAGTAGGAGTACAACCATACATATAG
- the IRX2 gene encoding iroquois-class homeodomain protein IRX-2 isoform X1, with product MSYPQGYLYQPPGSLALYSCPAYGASALAAPRSDELARSSSGSAFSPYPGSAAFSAQAATGFSSPLQYSSDPAGFPSYMGSPYDAHTTGMTGAISYHPYGSPAYPYQLNDPAYRKNATRDATATLKAWLQEHRKNPYPTKGEKIMLAIITKMTLTQVSTWFANARRRLKKENKMTWAPRNKSEDEDEEEGDGERGKEDHEDKIQDSIDTSAEDEGISLHVDSLTDHSCSAESDGDKLQCRPGDHLSESGTESKDKYEDEDDDEDIDEENRDLPVKPMTSSPLTGIEAPVLNHQHEGSPRNSNKTTLDNRISPSSQTQASKPKLWSLAEIATSDVKHQNLGQICQPSAVSSGTSSAATHNSAYPSSSILGRHIYYTSPFYSNYTNYGNFNALQSQGILRYNSTTLTSNERLSQTLLNSNSLHKHTSDSIKTSSSQIDQHYRSTSYESKKDPTEVCTVGVQPYI from the exons atgtcctatccTCAGGGTTACCTTTACCAGCCCCCTGGCTCCCTGGCTCTCTACTCCTGCCCAGCTTATGGGGCCTCCGCTTTGGCTGCCCCTAGGAGTGATGAGCTGGCCAGATCCTCATCGGGCTCTGCCTTCAGCCCGTATCCTGGTTCTGCTGCCTTCAGTGCCCAAGCAGCTACAGGCTTCAGCAGTCCCCTGCAGTATTCTAGTGACCCAGCTGGATTTCCATCCTATATG GGTTCCCCTTATGATGCACACACAACTGGCATGACGGGAGCCATCAGCTACCATCCATATGGTAGCCCGGCTTATCCTTACCAGTTAAATGACCCAGCTTACAGGAAAAATGCTACTAGGGATGCTACAGCCACCTTGAAGGCCTGGTTACAAGAGCACAGGAAGAACCCTTATCCCACTAAGGGTGAGAAGATCATGCTGGCCATCATCACCAAGATGACCCTAACCCAGGTCTCAACGTGGTTTGCGAACGCTAGGAGGAGGCTCAAGAAAGAGAACAAGATGACCTGGGCCCCAAGGAATAAAAGCGAGGATGAGGACGAAGAAGAGGGTGATGGAGAAAGGGGCAAGGAGGACCATGAAGATAAAATCCAGGACAGCATTGACACCTCTGCAGAGGATGAAG GAATAAGCCTGCATGTTGATTCCCTGACGGATCATTCCTGTTCTGCAGAATCCGATGGGGATAAATTGCAGTGCAGACCTGGGGATCACCTTTCTGAATCAGGCACTGAATCCAAGGACAAATATGAGGATGAAGACGATGATGAAGATATTGATGAGGAAAACAGAGATCTCCCTGTAAAGCCTATGACCTCTTCACCCCTGACTGGCATAGAAGCCCCTGTACTGAATCATCAGCATGAAGGGAGCCCCAGAAATTCCAACAAAACTACCCTGGACAATAGGATATCCCCAAGTTCACAGACACAGGCTAGTAAACCCAAGCTTTGGTCCCTAGCAGAGATAGCCACCTCAGATGTTAAACACCAAAACTTGGGCCAGATCTGCCAGCCTTCTGCCGTGTCCTCTGGCACCTCCTCAGCTGCAACTCACAATTCTGCCTACCCTTCCTCTTCTATTCTGGGAAGACATATTTACTACACATCACCTTTTTATAGCAATTACACAAACTATGGGAATTTCAATGCTCTTCAGTCCCAAGGAATCTTGAGATATAACTCTACGACGTTGACTTCTAATGAGAGACTAAGTCAAACACTATTAAACAGTAACTCTCTGCACAAACATACCAGTGACTCTATAAAAACATCCAGCAGTCAGATAGATCAACATTACAGGTCAACCAGCTATGAATCCAAAAAAG atcccACAGAAGTGTGCACAGTAGGAGTACAACCATACATATAG